The following coding sequences are from one Sulfitobacter sp. OXR-159 window:
- a CDS encoding DUF932 domain-containing protein — MGVVEVLDPVAPARAGGWKVDVSRGERNGRVSSEWFNRPDDERYLSLDDLWANVKGRSERSRSRVVQTADIRVEAARDNPERLHLMLPKAQEPVAPTHWAFGQLASIVGAPASYLRQLPAPLAGINLQYGLTNHRAEQVKTFETEDGRTELRAVTGPDYGRIHDFELVEAVQRIAGNGTGDTRWKVPGVLDWSTGVYNPDVEISRDTTTLYASDRDVFLFLVDDRNPIEAGKLPDGSPDLYFRGFYCWNSEVGAKTLGMASFYLRAVCQNRNLWGVEDFQEIRIRHSKYAASRFAHEAAPALTRFANSSPQGFVNGIKAARQQIVARSDEDRADFLRKRGFSKAESGKIIEKVLMEEGRPPESIFDFVQGITRLARDKTQQDARLDMEGRAKKLLDRVG; from the coding sequence ATGGGTGTTGTGGAAGTTCTGGATCCGGTCGCACCGGCGCGGGCGGGTGGCTGGAAAGTGGATGTGAGCCGGGGTGAGCGGAACGGGCGGGTGTCGTCCGAATGGTTCAACCGGCCGGATGACGAGCGGTATCTGTCGCTCGATGATCTCTGGGCCAATGTGAAAGGCCGGTCGGAGCGCAGCCGTAGCCGCGTGGTGCAGACGGCGGATATCCGGGTCGAGGCCGCTCGCGACAATCCCGAGCGGTTGCACCTGATGTTGCCGAAGGCGCAAGAACCGGTCGCGCCCACGCATTGGGCCTTCGGCCAGCTTGCCAGCATCGTCGGCGCGCCGGCCTCCTACCTGCGGCAGCTGCCTGCGCCGCTGGCGGGCATCAACCTGCAATATGGTCTGACCAACCACCGCGCCGAACAGGTCAAAACCTTCGAGACCGAAGACGGCCGCACCGAACTGCGCGCCGTGACGGGCCCCGACTATGGCCGCATCCACGATTTCGAACTGGTCGAGGCGGTGCAGCGCATTGCGGGCAATGGCACCGGCGACACGCGCTGGAAGGTGCCGGGCGTGCTGGACTGGTCGACAGGAGTCTACAACCCCGATGTAGAAATCAGCCGCGACACGACCACGCTCTATGCCTCGGATCGCGATGTCTTCCTGTTCCTGGTCGATGATCGCAACCCGATCGAGGCGGGCAAGCTGCCGGACGGCTCCCCCGATCTCTACTTTCGGGGCTTCTACTGCTGGAACTCGGAGGTGGGAGCCAAGACCCTTGGCATGGCGAGCTTCTACCTGCGGGCCGTGTGCCAGAACAGGAATCTGTGGGGCGTCGAGGATTTCCAGGAGATTCGCATCCGGCATTCGAAATACGCCGCCTCGCGCTTTGCCCATGAGGCGGCCCCGGCGCTGACGCGCTTTGCCAATTCCTCGCCGCAGGGCTTCGTGAACGGCATCAAGGCCGCGCGGCAGCAGATCGTGGCGCGCAGCGATGAGGATCGCGCGGATTTCCTGCGCAAGCGGGGCTTCTCGAAGGCGGAGTCCGGCAAAATCATCGAGAAAGTGCTGATGGAAGAGGGCCGCCCGCCCGAGAGTATCTTCGACTTCGTGCAGGGCATCACGCGGCTTGCGCGCGACAAGACCCAGCAGGATGCCCGCCTCGACATGGAAGGGCGCGCCAAGAAGCTGCTCGACCGGGTCGGCTGA
- the tcmP gene encoding three-Cys-motif partner protein TcmP: MPLAAENPCLAIGYRRSSPQTTRHLGNAGFIKHQFLTKYLQAAAYKTLQGHSPTFNFVDAFAGPWRISDDAKYSDASFDQAINTLEAVRADLEKRGVGGLKIRFCFCEQRPEAVARLREYAASKGRFEIHVFEGAFEDNLNAIAAKLTDGFTFTFIDPTGWNIRNEEVFRFLREQNGEFMLNFMSDHINRHAEYHEVEASFGRFLADAAWADEFAHLPAGWSNEQKMLYLMKAAMRSNKVASYLPDFSIMVPRRERVKMRLILGTQSPSGLEVFRDVQEKVEKQELVMRHNLREGDSPQVSLFSSADIAAIQQEQKGVGCKANRKRAEEIIVSFLKGRMRAFPGPMFNQAMEEVPIRRKHLNSVLLDMRERGVINFELPPRKRVPQPDTAIFLV; encoded by the coding sequence GTGCCGCTTGCGGCAGAAAATCCTTGTCTAGCGATCGGATACAGGCGATCTTCACCTCAAACGACACGCCACCTGGGGAATGCAGGATTCATTAAGCACCAGTTCCTGACGAAATACCTCCAAGCAGCGGCATACAAGACGCTGCAAGGCCATTCTCCTACGTTCAATTTCGTAGATGCCTTTGCCGGACCTTGGCGCATATCTGATGACGCTAAGTATTCAGATGCGTCGTTCGATCAGGCAATCAACACTTTGGAAGCTGTTCGCGCTGATCTAGAAAAGCGCGGCGTCGGTGGACTGAAAATTCGCTTCTGTTTCTGCGAACAGCGTCCAGAAGCGGTTGCGCGCCTTCGGGAGTACGCTGCTTCGAAAGGGCGGTTCGAGATACACGTTTTCGAAGGTGCATTCGAAGACAACCTCAATGCGATCGCCGCCAAACTGACTGACGGTTTCACGTTCACCTTCATTGACCCGACCGGATGGAACATTCGTAACGAAGAGGTGTTCCGCTTCCTGCGTGAACAGAATGGCGAGTTCATGCTGAATTTCATGTCGGACCACATCAACCGACATGCTGAATATCACGAGGTTGAGGCGTCCTTCGGGCGGTTCCTAGCGGACGCGGCATGGGCTGATGAGTTCGCGCACCTACCCGCCGGCTGGAGCAACGAGCAGAAGATGCTGTACCTGATGAAGGCCGCGATGCGCTCGAACAAAGTGGCATCATATCTACCCGATTTCTCGATCATGGTGCCGAGGCGCGAGCGAGTGAAGATGCGTCTAATACTCGGTACGCAGAGCCCGTCCGGGTTGGAAGTATTCCGCGACGTTCAAGAGAAGGTCGAGAAGCAGGAACTAGTGATGCGTCACAACCTCCGCGAAGGTGACAGCCCGCAAGTCAGCTTGTTCTCTTCTGCCGACATCGCAGCGATCCAGCAGGAACAGAAAGGCGTCGGGTGCAAAGCGAATAGAAAACGGGCTGAGGAGATAATCGTGAGTTTCCTGAAAGGCCGAATGCGGGCATTTCCTGGCCCGATGTTCAATCAGGCGATGGAGGAAGTTCCAATTCGCCGCAAGCATCTGAACAGTGTCCTTTTGGATATGCGGGAGCGGGGCGTCATCAATTTCGAACTTCCGCCGAGAAAGCGAGTTCCCCAGCCGGATACCGCAATCTTCTTGGTCTGA